In Burkholderia sp. GAS332, one DNA window encodes the following:
- a CDS encoding FdhD protein, translating into MNELETAGQPGAVERQVHRHRGAAVETVTDHVGQEWPVALVFNGISHAVMMCTPRDLEAFAVGFAISEGIVERGSDIQDIEVELHDDDELPHAEVQLKVVQQAFVALKEKRRALAGRTGCGVCGIESIDLLDLKPERVPDTGFLQRLAPDAIARAARALPEHQALTRLTGGLHAAAWCDAAGAIRYAFEDVGRHNALDKLIGQLVLDRVDTREGFVFLSSRASYELVRKAARVDVPMVATISAPSSLAIAIARKAGVRLVSFCRETSYVDYDTLQPTQS; encoded by the coding sequence TTGAACGAACTGGAAACAGCCGGGCAGCCGGGCGCCGTGGAGCGTCAGGTGCACCGGCACCGCGGCGCAGCGGTCGAAACCGTCACCGATCATGTCGGTCAGGAGTGGCCGGTGGCGCTCGTCTTCAACGGCATTTCGCACGCGGTGATGATGTGCACGCCGCGAGATCTGGAAGCGTTCGCGGTCGGTTTTGCGATTTCGGAAGGAATCGTGGAACGCGGCAGCGACATTCAGGACATCGAGGTCGAGCTGCACGACGATGACGAATTGCCGCATGCCGAAGTGCAATTGAAGGTGGTGCAGCAGGCGTTCGTCGCGCTGAAGGAAAAGCGCCGCGCGCTCGCCGGGCGTACCGGCTGCGGCGTATGCGGAATCGAAAGCATCGATCTGCTGGATCTGAAACCGGAACGCGTGCCGGACACGGGCTTTCTACAACGGCTCGCGCCGGATGCGATCGCTCGAGCCGCTCGCGCGTTGCCGGAACACCAAGCGCTGACGCGTCTCACCGGCGGCTTGCACGCCGCGGCATGGTGCGATGCGGCAGGTGCGATCCGCTACGCGTTCGAGGATGTCGGCCGTCACAACGCGCTCGACAAGCTGATCGGCCAACTGGTGCTCGACCGCGTGGATACCCGGGAAGGTTTTGTGTTTCTGTCGAGCCGCGCCAGCTACGAGCTGGTGCGCAAGGCTGCGCGTGTCGACGTGCCGATGGTCGCGACCATTTCGGCGCCGTCGTCGCTGGCGATTGCGATCGCTCGCAAAGCGGGCGTACGGCTGGTCAGCTTCTGCCGGGAAACCAGCTACGTCGACTACGACACCTTGCAGCCGACGCAATCTTGA
- a CDS encoding acetyl-CoA acyltransferase, which translates to MTKQLQDAYIVAASRTPIGKAPRGMFKNTRPDELLVHAIKSAVAQVPGLDTKVIEDAIIGCAIPEAEQGLNVARMGALLAGLPNSVGGVTVNRFCASGLTALAMAADRIRVGESDAMIAGGCESMSMVPMMGNKPSMSPHIFDRNEDIGIAYGMGLTAEKVAERWKISREAQDAFSVESHRRAIAAQQAGEFNDEIAAYTITERFPDLATGEVRIKTREVALDEGPRAETSLEGLAKLRAVFANKGSVTAGNSSQTSDGAGALIVVSEKMLKEFNLTPLARFVSFAVRGVPPEIMGIGPKEAIPAALKAAGLKIDDMDWIELNEAFAAQSLAVIQDLGLDPSKINPLGGAIALGHPLGATGAIRASTVVHGLRRRNFKYGMVTMCVGTGMGAAGIIERL; encoded by the coding sequence ATGACAAAGCAATTGCAAGACGCATACATCGTCGCCGCGAGCCGCACGCCGATCGGCAAGGCGCCGCGCGGGATGTTCAAGAACACGCGCCCGGACGAACTGCTGGTGCACGCGATCAAGTCGGCCGTGGCGCAAGTGCCCGGCCTCGATACGAAGGTGATCGAAGACGCAATCATCGGCTGTGCGATTCCGGAAGCGGAACAGGGCCTGAACGTCGCTCGGATGGGCGCGTTGCTGGCGGGCCTGCCGAACTCGGTAGGCGGCGTCACGGTGAACCGCTTCTGCGCTTCGGGCCTGACGGCGTTGGCCATGGCGGCTGACCGGATTCGCGTCGGCGAATCGGACGCGATGATCGCGGGCGGCTGCGAATCGATGAGCATGGTGCCGATGATGGGCAACAAGCCCTCGATGTCGCCGCATATCTTCGATCGCAACGAAGACATCGGTATCGCCTACGGTATGGGCCTGACCGCGGAGAAGGTCGCCGAGCGCTGGAAGATCAGCCGCGAAGCGCAAGACGCGTTCTCGGTCGAATCGCACCGCCGCGCCATCGCCGCGCAGCAAGCCGGCGAGTTCAACGACGAAATCGCCGCGTACACGATCACCGAACGTTTCCCCGACCTCGCGACCGGCGAAGTGCGTATCAAGACGCGTGAAGTCGCGCTCGACGAAGGCCCGCGTGCGGAAACGTCGCTGGAAGGTCTGGCAAAACTGCGCGCGGTGTTCGCGAACAAGGGTTCGGTGACGGCGGGCAACAGCTCGCAAACATCGGACGGCGCGGGTGCGCTGATCGTCGTGTCGGAAAAGATGCTGAAGGAATTCAACCTGACGCCGCTCGCCCGTTTCGTCAGCTTCGCCGTGCGCGGCGTGCCGCCGGAAATCATGGGTATCGGTCCGAAAGAAGCGATTCCGGCCGCACTGAAGGCCGCCGGCCTGAAGATCGACGACATGGACTGGATCGAGCTGAACGAAGCGTTCGCCGCGCAATCGCTGGCGGTGATTCAGGACCTCGGTCTCGATCCGTCGAAGATCAACCCGCTCGGTGGTGCGATCGCACTCGGCCACCCGCTGGGTGCAACGGGCGCGATTCGTGCGTCGACGGTTGTGCACGGCCTGCGCCGCCGTAACTTCAAGTACGGCATGGTGACAATGTGCGTCGGTACCGGCATGGGCGCCGCGGGCATTATCGAACGTCTGTAA
- a CDS encoding 3-hydroxyacyl-CoA dehydrogenase, which yields MSNLIIRKVAVLGAGVMGAQIAAHLINAKVPVLLFDLPAKEGPKNAIALKAIENLKKLSPAPFGVKDDAQYIQPANYDDDIEKLAECDLVIEAIAERMDWKHDLYKKVSPHIAPNAIFATNTSGLSITELSNGFSDELKARFCGVHFFNPPRYMHLVELIPTATTRPEILDQLESFLTSVVGKGVVRAKDTPNFIANRVGIFSILAVITEAAKFGLRFDEVDDLTGSRLGRAKSATFRTADVVGLDTMAHVIKTMQDTLKDDPFFPVYETPPVLAELVKKGALGQKTGGGFYKKEGKAIKVLDPKTGTYVDGGAKADELVGRILKRPAAERLKLLRESEHPQAQFLWSIFRDVYHYIGVHLESIADNARDVDLAIRWGFGWNEGPFEGWQTAGWKQVAEWVQEDIAAGKALSNVPLPSWVLEGPVAEKGGVHTNEGSWSPASKTFVPRSSLSVYDKQVFRAPLVGETSADPKTYGKTLFETDAVRAWVDDRAGENDVLIVSFKSKMNTIGPSVIDGLTQAIELAEKDYKGLVVWQPTSLKLGTPGGPFSAGANLEEAMPAFMMGGAKGIEPFVKKFQQGMLRVKYASVPVISAVSGIALGGGCELALHSAKRVAHIESYFGLVEVGVGLVPAGGGLKEAALRAAEAATAAGATNDLLKFVQKSFENAAMAKVSASALDARAMGYLKPSDTIVFNVFELLDIAKKEARALSASGYRPPLRVTQVPVAGRSAIATIKASLVNMRDGRFISEHDFLIASRIAEAVCGGDVEAGSLVDEEWLLKLERQAFVDLLGTQKTQERIMGMLQTGKPVRN from the coding sequence GTGAGCAATCTGATCATTCGCAAGGTAGCCGTGCTCGGCGCCGGCGTGATGGGCGCGCAGATCGCCGCGCACCTGATCAACGCCAAGGTGCCCGTGCTGCTGTTCGACCTGCCTGCCAAAGAAGGCCCGAAGAACGCGATCGCCCTGAAGGCGATCGAGAATCTGAAGAAGCTGTCGCCCGCGCCGTTCGGCGTGAAGGACGACGCGCAATATATCCAGCCCGCGAATTACGACGACGACATCGAGAAGCTCGCCGAGTGCGACCTCGTGATCGAAGCGATCGCCGAACGCATGGACTGGAAGCACGACCTGTACAAGAAGGTGTCGCCGCACATTGCGCCGAATGCGATCTTCGCGACCAATACGTCGGGTCTGTCGATCACCGAGCTGTCGAACGGTTTCTCGGATGAGCTGAAGGCGCGCTTCTGCGGCGTGCACTTCTTCAATCCGCCGCGCTACATGCACCTGGTCGAACTGATTCCGACCGCGACGACGCGTCCGGAAATTCTCGATCAGCTCGAATCGTTCCTGACGAGCGTGGTCGGCAAAGGTGTGGTGCGGGCGAAAGACACGCCGAACTTCATCGCCAACCGCGTCGGTATTTTCTCGATCCTCGCCGTGATTACGGAAGCCGCCAAGTTCGGCCTGCGTTTCGACGAAGTGGACGACCTGACCGGTTCACGCCTGGGCCGTGCGAAGTCCGCAACGTTCCGCACCGCTGACGTGGTCGGTCTCGATACGATGGCGCACGTTATCAAGACGATGCAGGACACGCTGAAGGACGATCCGTTCTTCCCGGTCTACGAAACGCCGCCTGTGCTGGCCGAACTCGTGAAGAAGGGCGCACTCGGTCAGAAGACCGGCGGCGGCTTCTACAAGAAGGAAGGCAAGGCGATCAAAGTGCTCGACCCGAAGACGGGCACGTACGTCGACGGCGGCGCGAAGGCCGACGAACTGGTCGGCCGCATTCTGAAGCGTCCGGCGGCAGAGCGTCTGAAGCTCCTGCGTGAATCGGAGCATCCGCAAGCGCAATTCCTGTGGTCGATTTTCCGCGACGTGTATCACTACATCGGCGTGCATCTGGAATCGATCGCTGACAACGCGCGTGACGTCGATCTGGCCATCCGTTGGGGCTTCGGCTGGAACGAAGGTCCGTTCGAAGGCTGGCAGACGGCCGGCTGGAAGCAGGTCGCCGAATGGGTGCAGGAAGACATCGCGGCCGGCAAGGCGCTGTCGAACGTGCCGCTGCCGTCGTGGGTGCTGGAAGGTCCGGTTGCCGAGAAGGGCGGCGTGCATACGAACGAAGGTTCGTGGTCGCCGGCTTCGAAGACGTTCGTGCCGCGCTCGTCGCTGTCGGTCTACGACAAGCAGGTGTTCCGCGCACCGCTGGTCGGCGAAACGTCGGCTGATCCGAAGACCTACGGCAAGACGCTGTTCGAAACCGACGCCGTGCGCGCATGGGTCGACGACCGTGCAGGCGAGAACGACGTCCTGATCGTGTCGTTCAAGAGCAAGATGAACACGATCGGACCGTCGGTGATCGACGGTCTGACGCAGGCTATCGAACTGGCCGAGAAGGACTACAAGGGTCTGGTCGTGTGGCAGCCGACGTCGCTGAAACTCGGCACGCCGGGCGGCCCGTTCTCCGCGGGTGCGAACCTCGAAGAAGCCATGCCTGCATTCATGATGGGTGGCGCGAAGGGCATCGAACCGTTCGTGAAGAAATTCCAGCAAGGCATGCTGCGCGTGAAGTACGCGAGCGTGCCGGTCATCTCGGCGGTGTCGGGCATCGCGCTCGGCGGCGGTTGCGAGTTGGCGCTGCATAGCGCGAAGCGTGTCGCGCACATCGAAAGCTATTTCGGTCTGGTGGAAGTCGGCGTGGGTCTCGTGCCCGCGGGCGGCGGCTTGAAGGAAGCGGCACTGCGCGCAGCGGAAGCCGCAACCGCAGCCGGCGCGACCAATGACCTGCTGAAGTTCGTGCAGAAGTCGTTCGAAAACGCGGCAATGGCGAAGGTCTCGGCCTCGGCACTCGACGCCCGCGCAATGGGCTATCTGAAGCCGTCCGACACGATCGTCTTCAACGTGTTCGAACTGCTCGACATCGCGAAGAAGGAAGCGCGCGCGCTGTCCGCCTCGGGCTATCGTCCGCCGCTGCGTGTCACGCAAGTACCGGTGGCGGGCCGCTCGGCGATTGCGACCATCAAGGCATCGCTCGTCAACATGCGCGACGGCCGTTTCATCAGCGAGCACGATTTCCTGATCGCCAGCCGCATCGCGGAAGCGGTGTGCGGCGGTGACGTGGAAGCCGGCAGCCTCGTCGACGAAGAATGGCTGCTCAAACTCGAGCGTCAAGCGTTCGTCGATCTGCTCGGCACGCAAAAGACGCAGGAACGGATCATGGGCATGCTGCAAACCGGCAAGCCGGTGCGCAACTAA
- a CDS encoding Enoyl-CoA hydratase — MTMDILVERADGVLTIAFNRPERKNAITAAMYQTMADALVEAQGDTSIRAILIRGSAGIFSAGNDLDDFMKRPPGGEDAPVFQFLRAISSAEKPVVASVAGPAVGIGTTLLLHCDLVYAANTASFSLPFTQLGLCPEAASSLLLQRVAGYQAAAEKLLLGEAFDAAEAHRMGFVNRVLPAAEVDAFAVAQAAKLAALPASSLRVTKSLMKRASQHELQTQMSEEAVHFSKMLIAPEAREAFKAFFEKRKPDFRQFD, encoded by the coding sequence ATGACAATGGATATTCTGGTCGAGCGCGCCGACGGCGTGCTGACGATTGCTTTCAACCGGCCCGAAAGGAAAAACGCGATCACGGCCGCGATGTATCAGACGATGGCCGACGCATTGGTCGAAGCGCAGGGCGACACATCGATCCGGGCGATTCTGATTCGCGGCAGCGCCGGCATTTTCAGCGCCGGCAACGATCTCGACGACTTCATGAAGAGGCCGCCAGGCGGCGAAGACGCACCGGTGTTCCAGTTCCTGCGTGCGATCAGTTCGGCGGAGAAGCCGGTGGTGGCGTCGGTGGCGGGACCGGCAGTCGGGATCGGCACGACGCTCCTGCTGCACTGCGATCTGGTCTACGCAGCCAATACGGCGAGCTTTTCGCTGCCGTTCACGCAACTCGGGCTGTGTCCGGAAGCGGCGTCGAGTTTGCTGTTGCAGCGCGTGGCCGGTTATCAGGCCGCAGCGGAAAAGCTGCTGCTCGGCGAAGCGTTCGACGCTGCCGAAGCGCACCGTATGGGTTTCGTGAATCGCGTGTTGCCCGCGGCTGAAGTCGATGCGTTTGCAGTCGCGCAAGCGGCGAAGCTGGCGGCGCTGCCGGCGTCGTCGCTGCGGGTGACGAAGAGTCTGATGAAGCGCGCCAGCCAGCATGAGCTGCAAACGCAGATGAGCGAGGAAGCGGTGCACTTCAGCAAGATGCTGATCGCGCCGGAAGCGCGCGAGGCGTTCAAGGCGTTCTTCGAGAAGCGCAAGCCGGACTTCCGGCAGTTCGACTGA